The Dehalobacter sp. DCM sequence AGAAAAACAAATGTTTTTAGCTAATCGCTTCTGCATGGATACCCTTTGCTTTTTGCGTCTTCCTTTGCTGCAGAATAAAATTAACCGCATTTTCCGTCGGATTTGCCGGCAAGACCCTTCGCGCCGCCAGACTCATTTGTACCAGCTGCTCCGGATGGTTAACCCATTCTACTACAGAAGCAATCAATTCATCAGTGGTTTCAACCATTTTCCCAGCTCCCCCGGCTTCAATGAATAATGCATTGCCTTTTTCATGACCGGGTATGGGCTTATACATCAGCATCGGCAAGCCCATGGCGATCGCCTCTGAAATCGTTAATGCGCCGCCTTTAGTAATCAATAGATCCGACGCCGCCATTAACTCCTGGACGTTTTCCACATGGCCGAAAAGCTTGACTCCCAATTTATCTTCGACGATATTTTTCTTTAATTCACTGTATAACTCTTTATTCGATCCACACACCACTAAGAACTGGGCGGATATTTCCGCAGATAGGGTATAGAGGATGTCCCTGATTTCTTCAACACTGCTGACAGGTTTGCCATTAAGTCCCATGACCAGTATTGTTTTGCCATCGGCTTTGAGCGCCAGTTTCTGTCTTGCCGCCGTTTTGGATACCGATTGGCTGAAGCTAGGTCGGATAGGAATCCCTGTGGGCATGATTTTTTCCGTTGCAACACCGGCATCCATCAAACGTTTACCGACATTTTTGTCACCCACGATATATTTATCCGTTCCGGAGTGGATCCATAAGCCGTGAACAAGATAATCCGTAACGACGGTGACCAGCGGTACATTGATCAAGCCCTTTAATTTCAGTTCACCCATGATCGCTGCAGGAATGAAATGCGTACTGACAATGACTTCCGGCTCATATCGCCAAATTTGATCCAATACTTTCTTCTTTTCCATTCCCTTGGCTATTTTACGGCAATCTTCCGCGGTGATACTGGATGTCTTTTCGAAAATCACACGCCATAGCTTTGGTGTTTTTTTAATCATTGTCGAATAGGCTTTTCTAAGAACATAATCTTTAATGAAGAAGAAGGAACCAAAATCAAGATGTTTAGCTTCGATAGAAGCAGAATTCATGCGCAGTGTTTCCGTAAGCGCTTCCCCGGCTTGAAAATGTCCCTCGCCGTATTGCGATGAAAAAATCAGGATACCTGACACTTCATTTCCCCTCCGTTATGTAACGGTATGTATGTCTCTTTTTGTCTATCTTATTATAAACAAGATTTCTTTATTCTATATTAAAGAATCATAAGTTCTTATTTAAATCACAGTGAAAGAACTGTTAATCTTAAAAACAAAAACGTTATCCTCATTATAATAGGCACCTACGGTCCCGTAAAGAGAAGAAATTTTATATTCATAAAAACATCCCAAATTCGCCACCGATGGCGAATTTGGGATACCGTCTCTTTCCATTGGTAAAAATAAGTAAAA is a genomic window containing:
- a CDS encoding MGDG synthase family glycosyltransferase, which gives rise to MSGILIFSSQYGEGHFQAGEALTETLRMNSASIEAKHLDFGSFFFIKDYVLRKAYSTMIKKTPKLWRVIFEKTSSITAEDCRKIAKGMEKKKVLDQIWRYEPEVIVSTHFIPAAIMGELKLKGLINVPLVTVVTDYLVHGLWIHSGTDKYIVGDKNVGKRLMDAGVATEKIMPTGIPIRPSFSQSVSKTAARQKLALKADGKTILVMGLNGKPVSSVEEIRDILYTLSAEISAQFLVVCGSNKELYSELKKNIVEDKLGVKLFGHVENVQELMAASDLLITKGGALTISEAIAMGLPMLMYKPIPGHEKGNALFIEAGGAGKMVETTDELIASVVEWVNHPEQLVQMSLAARRVLPANPTENAVNFILQQRKTQKAKGIHAEAIS